From Rudanella lutea DSM 19387, a single genomic window includes:
- the nosZ gene encoding Sec-dependent nitrous-oxide reductase, whose protein sequence is MKRTIAAVAALALGLHLTSCKPKDAGSAVSGDAAQKVYVTPGQHDEFYNIVSGGFNGQMSVYGLPSGRMFKIIPVFSTFPENGWGYSEETKPMLNTSHGYIPWDDLHHISLSQTKGEHDGRWAFGNANNTPRVARISLSTFRTDEIIELPNSGGNHSSPFITENTEYVVASTRFSVPPDNDGDVPISSFKKNFKGYISFISVDPQSGHMGIKFQLKMPGISFDLARAGKGKSHGWFFFSCYNTEQASTLLEVNASQKDKDFILAVNWKKAEEYLKQGKGKKVAAKYAHNIYDEKTHSATSTIINEVMTLDPKECPGLVYFMPCPKSPHGCDVDPTGEFIVGSGKLAAVIPVFSFDKIQKAIAGKTYDGEFDGIPVLKYESVLYGEVQKPGLGPLHTEFDGQGNAITSFFVSSELVKWNIKDLKVLDRVPTYYSVGHLSIPGGPTSKPHGKYVVAYNKITKDRYLPTGPELTQSAQLYDISGDKMKLLLDFPTVGEPHYAESIPASLLEKNSKKIFKIEENGHKYAAKGEKEAKVVREGNQVHVYITAIRSHFTPDNIEGVKLGDEVYFHVTNLEQDWDIPHGFAVKGSNNAEILIMPGETQTLKWVPSRVGITPIYCTDFCSALHQEMQGYVRVSAKGSNVPLTFSTGKTAAPEAEKVAKK, encoded by the coding sequence ATGAAACGTACTATTGCTGCCGTAGCCGCTCTGGCGCTCGGCCTTCACTTAACCAGCTGCAAGCCTAAAGATGCGGGTTCGGCCGTATCGGGCGATGCCGCCCAGAAAGTTTACGTCACCCCCGGTCAGCACGACGAGTTTTACAACATCGTGTCGGGTGGTTTCAACGGACAGATGTCCGTATATGGGTTACCGTCAGGGCGGATGTTCAAGATCATTCCCGTGTTTTCGACCTTTCCCGAGAACGGCTGGGGCTACAGCGAAGAAACCAAACCGATGCTGAATACCTCGCACGGCTACATTCCGTGGGATGATTTACACCACATTTCGCTGTCGCAAACCAAAGGTGAGCACGACGGCCGCTGGGCTTTCGGCAACGCCAACAACACGCCCCGCGTGGCCCGGATCAGCCTGTCGACGTTTCGTACCGATGAGATCATCGAACTCCCCAACTCGGGCGGTAATCACTCGTCGCCCTTTATCACCGAGAATACCGAGTATGTAGTGGCCTCGACGCGGTTCTCGGTACCCCCCGACAACGACGGCGATGTGCCCATCAGCTCGTTTAAGAAAAACTTTAAGGGTTATATCAGCTTTATCAGTGTCGACCCGCAGTCGGGTCATATGGGTATCAAGTTTCAGCTGAAAATGCCGGGTATCAGCTTCGACCTGGCGCGGGCTGGCAAGGGCAAATCGCACGGCTGGTTCTTCTTCTCCTGCTATAATACCGAACAGGCAAGCACTCTGCTGGAGGTGAACGCGTCGCAGAAAGATAAAGACTTTATTCTGGCGGTAAACTGGAAAAAGGCCGAAGAATACCTGAAACAGGGGAAAGGCAAGAAAGTGGCGGCTAAGTATGCGCACAATATCTACGACGAGAAAACGCACTCGGCCACGTCGACTATCATCAACGAGGTGATGACCCTCGACCCAAAAGAGTGCCCTGGTCTGGTGTATTTTATGCCCTGCCCCAAATCGCCCCACGGCTGCGATGTGGACCCCACGGGTGAATTTATTGTGGGCTCTGGCAAGCTGGCGGCTGTGATTCCGGTGTTTTCGTTCGACAAAATTCAGAAGGCCATTGCGGGTAAAACCTACGATGGGGAGTTTGATGGCATTCCGGTGCTGAAATACGAAAGCGTGCTGTACGGTGAAGTACAAAAGCCGGGTCTCGGGCCGCTACACACCGAATTTGACGGACAGGGCAACGCCATTACCTCGTTCTTCGTATCGTCGGAGCTGGTGAAGTGGAACATTAAAGACCTGAAAGTGCTTGATCGCGTGCCGACGTACTACTCGGTGGGTCACTTGTCGATTCCGGGCGGGCCAACGAGCAAGCCCCACGGCAAATACGTGGTGGCCTACAACAAAATCACGAAAGACCGCTACCTGCCCACCGGCCCCGAGCTGACCCAATCGGCTCAGTTGTACGACATCTCGGGCGACAAAATGAAGCTCCTGCTCGATTTCCCAACCGTGGGCGAACCGCACTACGCTGAGTCAATTCCGGCGAGTTTGCTGGAGAAAAACTCGAAGAAAATCTTCAAAATTGAGGAGAACGGCCACAAATACGCGGCAAAAGGCGAGAAAGAAGCGAAGGTGGTTCGGGAGGGGAATCAGGTACACGTGTACATCACGGCGATCCGCTCGCACTTTACCCCGGACAATATCGAGGGCGTAAAACTGGGCGACGAGGTGTACTTCCACGTCACAAACCTGGAGCAGGATTGGGATATTCCGCACGGCTTTGCGGTGAAGGGCAGCAACAACGCCGAAATCCTGATTATGCCCGGCGAAACGCAGACCCTCAAGTGGGTACCGAGCCGGGTTGGCATTACGCCCATCTATTGCACCGATTTCTGCTCGGCGCTGCACCAGGAAATGCAGGGATACGTGCGGGTATCAGCTAAAGGCAGTAATGTACCGCTGACGTTCAGCACGGGCAAAACGGCCGCTCCTGAAGCCGAAAAAGTAGCGAAAAAATAA
- a CDS encoding c-type cytochrome has translation MKRSITTALLALTFGWYGCSDGAQQRAQEAPTDPAETVAQEEVHGSEVKTISLTNPLDGAMITSGKSIYDVKCGSCHKLDETKLVGPGWKDVTKRRKPEWIMNMILNVDMMLEKDPEAQKMLEQCLVRMPNQNLSEADARAVLEFMRSNDGEK, from the coding sequence ATGAAACGATCCATTACAACGGCACTGCTGGCGCTCACGTTTGGGTGGTACGGCTGCTCGGATGGTGCGCAGCAACGCGCTCAGGAAGCCCCCACCGATCCGGCCGAGACAGTGGCCCAGGAAGAGGTACACGGCAGCGAGGTAAAGACCATCAGCCTGACTAACCCGCTCGACGGGGCCATGATCACCAGTGGCAAAAGCATTTATGATGTGAAATGCGGCTCCTGCCACAAACTTGACGAAACGAAGCTGGTAGGCCCCGGCTGGAAAGACGTGACCAAACGGCGGAAGCCTGAGTGGATCATGAACATGATTCTGAACGTGGACATGATGCTGGAGAAAGACCCCGAGGCCCAGAAAATGCTCGAACAGTGTCTGGTTCGGATGCCCAACCAAAACCTGAGCGAGGCCGATGCCCGCGCCGTACTGGAGTTTATGCGCTCCAATGACGGAGAGAAATAA
- the ric gene encoding iron-sulfur cluster repair di-iron protein: protein METISPINASAITVGQLVADDIRAAEVFKRLGIDFCCNGKRTLADACARAEVSVDTVLENLSQLPTGNRLGSERFDEWELGFLADYILNVHHAYLYQNLPFIEELVWKVAAKHGDYNPTLLMVRQVFDELKADLLAHLQKEEMALFPFIRQLISANTTETVPFGGQAVSLKAPIDCMEHEHSYAGSLLAQLREFTNDYTPPTDACNSHRLMLAKMEELEGDLMRHIHLENNILFPKALALEVKNSEVGG from the coding sequence ATGGAAACGATTTCACCCATAAATGCCTCAGCCATAACCGTTGGGCAACTTGTAGCCGACGACATCCGGGCCGCCGAAGTATTCAAACGACTGGGAATTGACTTTTGCTGCAACGGCAAGCGCACCCTCGCCGACGCCTGTGCGCGGGCCGAGGTCTCGGTTGATACCGTGCTCGAGAACCTGAGCCAACTCCCAACGGGTAACCGCCTGGGCTCGGAGCGGTTCGATGAGTGGGAACTGGGCTTTCTGGCCGATTATATTCTCAACGTTCACCACGCGTACCTGTACCAGAACTTACCTTTCATTGAAGAACTGGTGTGGAAAGTGGCTGCCAAACACGGCGATTACAACCCCACGCTACTGATGGTTCGGCAGGTGTTCGACGAACTGAAAGCGGATCTGCTCGCGCACCTTCAAAAAGAAGAAATGGCCTTGTTCCCGTTTATCCGGCAACTGATTTCGGCCAATACAACCGAGACGGTACCGTTTGGCGGGCAAGCGGTATCACTCAAAGCGCCCATCGATTGCATGGAACACGAGCACAGTTATGCGGGCTCCCTACTCGCGCAGCTTCGGGAGTTTACCAATGACTACACCCCGCCCACCGATGCCTGCAACTCGCACCGGCTCATGCTGGCAAAAATGGAAGAATTGGAAGGCGACCTAATGCGGCACATTCACCTCGAAAACAATATCCTTTTTCCGAAAGCACTGGCTCTGGAAGTCAAAAACAGTGAGGTTGGCGGATAA
- a CDS encoding RrF2 family transcriptional regulator: MISKTSGYAIRGLVYLALKSSDHHKIGIHELAEELGVPQPFLGKIMQGLVRREIISSTKGPNGGFYINERTLHTPIIDVVDAIDGLGMFRRCFLGLPECDSHNPCPLHSHVVSFRDSLYDTLHSLSVQEMVAHVEQGESVLSRLPKSFGEST, from the coding sequence ATGATTTCGAAAACAAGCGGCTACGCGATTCGCGGGCTGGTGTATCTGGCCCTCAAAAGTTCGGACCACCACAAAATTGGCATTCATGAACTGGCCGAAGAACTGGGCGTACCCCAACCTTTCCTCGGCAAAATTATGCAGGGTCTGGTCCGGCGCGAGATTATCAGCTCGACCAAAGGACCCAACGGCGGCTTTTACATCAACGAGCGAACTCTGCACACACCCATCATCGACGTGGTCGATGCGATCGACGGGCTTGGGATGTTTCGGCGGTGTTTTCTGGGCCTTCCTGAGTGCGACAGCCACAATCCGTGCCCGCTGCATTCACACGTTGTTTCGTTTCGCGATTCGCTCTATGATACCCTCCATTCGCTCAGCGTGCAGGAAATGGTAGCTCATGTGGAGCAGGGGGAGTCGGTGCTGAGCCGGCTACCCAAAAGCTTCGGTGAGTCGACCTGA
- a CDS encoding fasciclin domain-containing protein, protein MKTPFITLLIASALLGCNSESTTQSENSGGETTAAVAGQSGVQDNDSQKDVVKVAAGSPDHTTLVKAVQTAGLVDALSNAGPFTVFAPTNAAFDALPAGTVEDLLKPENKEKLADILQYHVSVAGYPLENLQDGQKINQVNGGDATISVKDGKYKINDANIIGTVKASNGIVHIIDKVILPPAKQ, encoded by the coding sequence ATGAAAACCCCATTCATTACCTTACTCATTGCGAGCGCATTGCTCGGTTGCAATTCTGAATCAACCACCCAAAGCGAAAACTCGGGCGGAGAAACAACGGCTGCTGTGGCCGGGCAATCGGGCGTGCAGGACAACGACTCCCAGAAAGACGTAGTAAAAGTAGCCGCCGGGTCGCCCGACCACACGACGCTGGTGAAGGCCGTGCAAACGGCCGGCCTGGTCGATGCCCTCTCCAACGCCGGGCCGTTCACCGTCTTTGCCCCAACCAACGCTGCTTTCGACGCGCTCCCCGCTGGCACGGTCGAGGACCTGCTCAAGCCCGAAAACAAAGAAAAACTGGCTGATATTCTGCAATATCACGTATCGGTGGCGGGGTATCCGCTCGAAAACCTGCAGGACGGCCAGAAAATTAATCAGGTGAACGGGGGCGATGCCACCATCAGTGTAAAAGACGGAAAATACAAAATCAACGATGCCAACATCATCGGAACGGTAAAGGCTTCCAACGGCATTGTGCACATTATCGACAAGGTCATTCTGCCCCCGGCCAAACAGTAA
- a CDS encoding nitric-oxide reductase large subunit has translation MQYRRLWWGFILVMVGSFAVLGYFGTEIYRQAPPIPDKVVTPDGRVLLTGEDIRDGQNVWQSIGGHAVGSIWGHGAYVAPDWTADWLHREATFILDSWAQVAKGKPFAAADAETQAALKIRLQQLLRKNTFDPQTATLTVAGIRAEAMAANSQYYTGLFMNNKALASHRDAYAIPENSVKDPVRMRQLNAFFFWASWACVTQRPNETISYTNNWPSEELVGNKPSTDLVFWTGFSVIILLAGIGLLVWHHASTPEDVVEPGFLPKKDPLLGLKATPSMRATEKYFWIVTALLVVQVGLGGITAHFGVEGQGFFGFPLAEYLPYSVSRSWHVQLAIFWIATSWLATGLFIAPAVSGVEPKFQRLGVNFLFGALLVIVVGSLAGQWFGVMQKLGLIENFWFGHQGYEYVDIGRFWQIFLLVGLFLWLFLMGRAIWPALKPDADGRPAESRHLLTLFLISSIAIAAFYGAGLMWGRQTNLAIAEYWRWWVVHLWVEGFFEVFATVVIAFLFVRLGLLRIQSATSQVLFSTIIFLFGGIIGTCHHLYFSGTPTSVMALGATFSALEVVPLVLLGFEAYANLKISRSTAWIQAYKWPIYCFVAVAFWNLVGAGLFGFIINPPLALYYMQGLNTTPVHGHTALFGVYGILGIGLMLFSLRAMSTRSVWKDGTIRFAFWSINIGLGLMVVLSVLPIGLLQTWASVEHGLWYARSLEFMQTDTMQLLRWLRVVGDTVFAAGVLALAWFIIGLKTGRSLVPTVPNRRPSPEYELADTEV, from the coding sequence ATGCAGTATCGTAGATTATGGTGGGGATTCATCTTAGTCATGGTGGGCTCCTTTGCCGTACTGGGCTATTTTGGCACAGAAATATACCGACAGGCACCACCCATTCCTGACAAGGTAGTGACGCCCGACGGCCGGGTTTTATTAACGGGTGAAGACATCCGCGACGGGCAAAACGTGTGGCAATCCATTGGCGGCCATGCTGTTGGCTCAATCTGGGGGCACGGAGCCTACGTAGCTCCCGACTGGACCGCCGATTGGCTACACCGCGAGGCTACCTTTATTCTGGATAGCTGGGCGCAGGTAGCCAAGGGCAAACCGTTTGCGGCTGCCGATGCCGAAACACAGGCCGCCCTCAAAATTCGGCTCCAGCAATTGCTCCGTAAAAACACCTTTGACCCGCAAACGGCCACCCTCACGGTAGCCGGGATTCGGGCAGAGGCTATGGCTGCCAACAGCCAGTATTACACCGGCCTGTTTATGAACAACAAGGCTCTGGCCAGTCACCGGGATGCCTATGCCATTCCCGAAAACAGCGTGAAAGACCCCGTTCGGATGCGGCAGCTCAACGCTTTTTTCTTCTGGGCTTCGTGGGCCTGTGTCACTCAGCGCCCAAACGAAACCATCAGCTACACGAACAACTGGCCATCGGAAGAGCTGGTTGGTAACAAGCCAAGCACCGATCTGGTATTCTGGACCGGCTTCAGCGTGATCATACTACTGGCGGGCATTGGGTTGCTGGTATGGCACCACGCTTCTACACCCGAGGATGTCGTAGAACCGGGTTTTTTGCCCAAAAAAGACCCGCTGCTGGGCCTGAAAGCAACCCCATCCATGCGGGCCACCGAAAAATACTTCTGGATCGTGACAGCACTACTGGTGGTACAGGTCGGACTCGGGGGCATTACGGCGCACTTCGGTGTGGAGGGGCAGGGCTTCTTTGGGTTTCCGCTTGCCGAGTACCTCCCCTACTCGGTATCGCGCAGCTGGCACGTACAACTGGCTATTTTCTGGATTGCAACCTCGTGGCTGGCCACGGGTCTGTTTATTGCCCCGGCGGTATCGGGTGTGGAGCCAAAATTTCAACGACTGGGCGTCAATTTTCTGTTTGGGGCCCTCCTCGTAATCGTGGTTGGCTCGCTGGCGGGTCAATGGTTTGGGGTAATGCAGAAACTGGGGCTGATCGAAAACTTCTGGTTTGGCCACCAGGGGTACGAATACGTTGATATTGGTCGGTTCTGGCAGATTTTCCTGTTAGTTGGCCTGTTCTTGTGGCTGTTTCTGATGGGCCGCGCCATCTGGCCCGCCCTCAAACCCGACGCCGACGGTCGCCCGGCCGAAAGCCGCCATTTGCTGACGTTGTTCCTTATTTCGTCTATTGCCATTGCGGCTTTTTACGGCGCAGGGCTGATGTGGGGACGGCAAACTAACTTGGCCATTGCCGAATACTGGCGGTGGTGGGTGGTACACCTCTGGGTCGAAGGGTTCTTCGAGGTGTTTGCCACGGTGGTCATCGCATTTTTGTTTGTACGACTGGGTTTGCTCCGTATTCAGAGCGCCACAAGCCAAGTGTTGTTTTCAACGATCATCTTCCTTTTCGGCGGCATCATTGGCACCTGTCACCACTTGTATTTCAGCGGTACACCCACCTCCGTGATGGCCTTGGGGGCTACGTTTAGTGCGCTGGAAGTGGTGCCGTTGGTGCTACTTGGTTTTGAAGCCTACGCTAATCTTAAAATCAGCCGGTCGACTGCCTGGATTCAGGCGTACAAGTGGCCCATTTACTGTTTCGTAGCCGTTGCGTTCTGGAATCTGGTGGGTGCCGGGCTGTTTGGGTTCATTATCAACCCACCGCTTGCGCTCTACTATATGCAGGGCCTGAACACCACCCCGGTTCACGGTCACACGGCCCTGTTTGGTGTGTACGGGATTTTGGGAATCGGGCTCATGCTGTTCTCGCTACGGGCTATGAGCACCCGGTCAGTTTGGAAAGATGGCACCATCCGGTTTGCGTTTTGGTCAATCAATATTGGGTTGGGCCTCATGGTCGTTCTGAGTGTGCTCCCCATTGGCCTGTTGCAAACCTGGGCCAGCGTAGAACACGGCCTTTGGTACGCGCGCTCACTGGAGTTTATGCAAACCGACACAATGCAGTTGTTGCGCTGGCTGCGGGTGGTGGGCGATACCGTATTTGCCGCCGGAGTGCTGGCACTGGCCTGGTTTATCATCGGCCTGAAAACCGGCCGGTCTCTGGTGCCAACCGTGCCTAACCGTCGGCCTTCGCCCGAGTATGAACTGGCCGACACGGAAGTGTAG
- a CDS encoding chitobiase/beta-hexosaminidase C-terminal domain-containing protein: protein MRRFQAVTANVLLALNLLLLFLLIFQEKVVLPGWLQPVGRMHPMLLHLPIGLLVLVAVLWVFRRAFAGEGVAQLFRFLLIITALSASVAALMGFFLSREGGYTDNLLNWHKYTGVGMSLLAYALVVLNERSESNSRLFSPVLGLSTLCLFVTGHFGASLTHGEDYLFPNEEVVPEMAFTDDTPVFVSTIEPILKTKCYQCHNEQKQKGELLMSTMAGLLKGGKNGPIWVAGDPLNSHMIQRANLPLEDKKHMPPKGKAQLSPDEVGLLTAWIKAGADTKKSLGALAQNDPLRALVLAHLNAKRGASVTEAVAYDFDAASEEALEKVNTPFRVVVPLAHDSPALQASFFVREAYKPEHLAELSDVKQQLVSLNLTNMPVRDEDMKTIAQFENLEKLILNNSEVTGKTLADLKSLTKLNSLALSGTKVNKDALAALSQLPHLKEVFVWNTPLGTAELAQLQRENKGIRFVAGYIPSDTERLKLNPPMLVNEQFVVTAQTPVTFKHPLPGVQIRYTTDGSEPDTLKSPVYQKPFAVNGFTVVKARATKDKWYASELVEYTFFGGQHKPAQAELVNQPNPQYLGEGGKTLIDGKKGTIENFKDVAWLGFREKPFEAFFSFARPVPLKSVTLSIGKNTGSYIMPPNTVEVWGGPDKAHLKLVRKIQPTQPQKEESGRIEGIQAALNGETCAVVKIVARPVTKLPAWHPGKGQPGWVFVDEVFFN from the coding sequence ATGCGTCGTTTTCAGGCGGTTACTGCCAATGTACTGTTAGCGTTAAACCTGTTGCTCCTTTTCCTGCTCATTTTTCAGGAAAAAGTAGTCTTGCCGGGCTGGCTGCAACCCGTCGGCCGGATGCACCCCATGCTGTTGCACCTCCCCATCGGGTTGTTGGTGCTGGTTGCCGTGCTGTGGGTATTCCGGCGGGCGTTTGCGGGCGAAGGGGTTGCCCAACTGTTTCGGTTTCTACTAATCATCACGGCCCTTTCAGCTTCAGTGGCTGCCTTGATGGGCTTTTTCCTATCGCGCGAGGGCGGTTATACCGACAACCTGCTCAACTGGCATAAATACACTGGCGTGGGCATGAGTTTGCTGGCCTACGCGCTGGTGGTGTTGAATGAGCGTTCCGAAAGCAATAGCCGGTTGTTCAGCCCGGTTTTGGGGTTGAGTACCCTTTGTCTGTTCGTGACGGGGCATTTCGGGGCCAGCCTGACCCATGGCGAAGATTACCTGTTTCCAAACGAAGAGGTCGTCCCCGAAATGGCTTTTACCGACGATACTCCTGTGTTTGTGAGCACCATCGAGCCGATTCTGAAAACCAAATGCTATCAGTGTCATAACGAACAGAAGCAGAAGGGCGAACTCCTTATGAGCACAATGGCAGGTTTGCTGAAAGGCGGTAAAAACGGCCCCATCTGGGTAGCCGGTGATCCGCTCAACAGCCACATGATTCAGCGGGCCAACCTGCCGCTGGAGGATAAAAAGCACATGCCGCCCAAAGGCAAAGCCCAATTATCACCCGACGAAGTTGGTTTGCTAACGGCCTGGATTAAAGCCGGAGCCGACACCAAAAAATCACTCGGGGCTCTGGCGCAAAACGACCCGCTGCGGGCGCTGGTGCTGGCGCACCTGAACGCCAAACGGGGAGCGTCGGTTACTGAAGCCGTGGCCTACGATTTTGATGCGGCATCGGAGGAGGCTCTCGAAAAAGTAAATACGCCGTTTCGGGTAGTGGTGCCGCTGGCCCACGACTCCCCGGCTTTGCAGGCCAGTTTCTTTGTGCGCGAGGCCTACAAGCCCGAACATCTGGCCGAGTTGTCAGACGTGAAACAGCAACTCGTTTCGCTCAACCTGACCAATATGCCGGTGCGCGACGAGGATATGAAAACCATTGCCCAGTTCGAAAACCTCGAAAAGCTTATTCTGAACAACAGCGAGGTGACCGGCAAAACACTGGCCGACCTGAAATCGTTGACTAAGCTCAATTCGCTTGCTTTATCGGGCACCAAAGTAAACAAAGACGCGCTGGCGGCTCTGTCGCAACTGCCCCATCTGAAAGAGGTATTTGTCTGGAATACTCCCCTCGGAACGGCCGAATTGGCACAATTGCAGAGGGAAAACAAGGGCATCCGGTTTGTGGCCGGCTACATACCCAGCGATACCGAACGGCTGAAATTGAACCCGCCTATGCTGGTGAATGAGCAGTTTGTGGTGACGGCCCAAACGCCCGTAACCTTTAAGCACCCGCTGCCGGGTGTGCAGATTCGGTACACTACCGACGGCTCGGAGCCCGACACGCTCAAATCGCCCGTGTACCAGAAACCGTTTGCCGTAAACGGCTTTACGGTCGTGAAAGCGCGGGCCACTAAAGATAAATGGTACGCGAGTGAGTTGGTGGAGTACACCTTCTTTGGTGGTCAGCACAAGCCCGCGCAGGCCGAACTGGTCAACCAGCCCAACCCTCAATACCTCGGCGAAGGCGGCAAGACGCTGATTGACGGCAAAAAAGGTACCATCGAAAATTTCAAGGACGTTGCCTGGCTGGGCTTCCGCGAAAAGCCGTTCGAAGCTTTCTTCAGCTTTGCCCGTCCGGTGCCGCTCAAATCGGTGACGTTGAGCATCGGTAAAAACACGGGCAGCTACATTATGCCGCCCAACACGGTCGAGGTATGGGGTGGCCCCGACAAGGCCCACTTGAAACTGGTCCGGAAAATTCAGCCCACGCAGCCGCAAAAAGAAGAGTCGGGTCGGATCGAGGGTATTCAGGCGGCTCTGAACGGGGAGACCTGCGCTGTCGTCAAGATAGTAGCCCGGCCGGTCACCAAACTCCCCGCCTGGCATCCGGGCAAGGGGCAGCCCGGCTGGGTTTTTGTAGACGAGGTGTTTTTCAATTAG
- a CDS encoding DUF1501 domain-containing protein, with the protein MNEFIENRLNVNRRHFLGKAAAGIGSLALGSLLVPDLFRGGDEESDALPLGISHFAPKAKRVIYLFQNGAPSQYESFEYKPMLNKLAGQDLPDSIRKGQRLTGMTANQAKFPLVGSHFQFKQYGQSGMWVSELFPNIANIVDDICMIKTMNTEAINHDPALTFLQTGAQQGNRPSMGAWVSYGLGSDNKNLPAFSVLLSRGKGNGQGVYSKLWTNGFLDSTHQGVVFSSGEEPILYLNNPEGTDRTSRRKMLDNLAELNNMAYDDFGDPEIKAKVQQYEMAYRMQTAVPELTDLSKEPDHIIKMYGPECLVPGTFAANCLLARKLSEAGVRFVQLYHQGWDQHGNMVGEMPLQAKDTDRASAALITDLKQRGLLDETLVIWGGEFGRTNYSQGTATKDNYGRDHHPRAYCTWMAGGGVKPGTVYGETDEFGYNVVRDPVNIHDFHATVMHLMGLNHEKLTYKHLGRRYRLTDVAGKVLPGLMA; encoded by the coding sequence ATGAACGAATTCATCGAAAATCGTCTGAATGTAAACCGTCGGCATTTTCTGGGGAAAGCAGCCGCCGGAATCGGAAGTCTGGCCCTGGGTTCATTGCTGGTGCCTGATCTGTTTCGGGGGGGCGATGAGGAGTCGGATGCCCTGCCACTGGGTATTTCGCACTTTGCGCCCAAAGCCAAGCGGGTGATCTACCTGTTTCAGAACGGGGCTCCCTCGCAGTATGAAAGCTTCGAGTACAAGCCGATGCTCAACAAACTGGCGGGTCAGGACCTGCCCGATTCGATTCGGAAAGGGCAGCGGCTCACGGGCATGACGGCCAATCAGGCCAAGTTCCCGCTGGTGGGCTCGCACTTTCAGTTCAAGCAGTATGGGCAGTCGGGCATGTGGGTGAGCGAACTGTTTCCCAACATCGCTAACATCGTGGACGACATCTGCATGATTAAGACCATGAACACCGAGGCCATCAACCACGATCCGGCGTTGACCTTCCTGCAAACAGGGGCGCAGCAGGGTAACCGCCCGAGCATGGGCGCGTGGGTGAGCTACGGTCTCGGTAGCGATAACAAAAACCTGCCCGCGTTTTCGGTGCTGCTGTCGCGGGGCAAGGGCAACGGGCAGGGCGTGTACTCCAAACTCTGGACCAACGGCTTTCTGGACTCTACTCATCAGGGCGTGGTATTCAGCAGTGGCGAAGAGCCCATTCTGTACCTCAACAACCCCGAAGGCACCGACCGGACCTCGCGCCGGAAGATGCTCGACAACCTCGCCGAACTGAACAACATGGCCTACGACGATTTTGGCGATCCCGAAATCAAGGCCAAAGTGCAGCAGTACGAAATGGCCTATCGGATGCAAACGGCCGTGCCCGAACTGACTGACCTGAGCAAGGAGCCCGACCATATCATTAAAATGTACGGTCCCGAGTGTCTGGTGCCCGGTACGTTTGCCGCCAACTGTCTGCTGGCCCGCAAGCTCTCTGAAGCCGGGGTTCGGTTTGTGCAACTCTATCATCAGGGCTGGGATCAGCACGGTAATATGGTGGGCGAAATGCCGCTACAGGCCAAAGACACCGACCGGGCCTCGGCCGCTCTGATTACCGACCTCAAACAGCGCGGTCTGCTGGACGAAACGCTCGTAATCTGGGGTGGCGAATTCGGCCGAACCAACTACTCGCAGGGCACCGCAACCAAAGACAACTACGGCCGCGACCATCACCCCCGGGCGTACTGCACCTGGATGGCGGGCGGGGGCGTAAAACCTGGTACCGTCTACGGCGAAACCGACGAGTTTGGCTACAATGTGGTGCGCGACCCGGTCAACATCCACGATTTCCACGCGACAGTGATGCACCTGATGGGCCTCAACCACGAGAAGCTGACCTACAAGCACCTCGGCCGGCGTTACCGCCTGACCGATGTGGCCGGGAAAGTGTTGCCGGGTTTGATGGCCTGA